The proteins below come from a single Triticum aestivum cultivar Chinese Spring chromosome 5D, IWGSC CS RefSeq v2.1, whole genome shotgun sequence genomic window:
- the LOC123122324 gene encoding wax ester synthase/diacylglycerol acyltransferase 4 — MNCTVNDVLVGVTSAALSQYYFRKSGYPKTRKLCLRCVLPVNTRPTASLQTYVNMIESGKSNDVAWGNQIGYILLPFQLVVHDDPLAYVRKAKKTLDRKKSSLEVIFTCKISELFVKMFGLKAGAFIIGRMLTNTTTTFSNMVGPTEQVEFYGHPFVSIAPTVYGIPQALVVHYQSYNSTIKVILSVDEEIIPNYTQLLDDFVESFGHIKDAASRLSTHVKKG; from the exons ATGAACTGC ACTGTTAATGATGTGCTAGTCGGAGTCACTTCTGCTGCTCTATCACAATATTACTTTCGTAAGTCTG GTTACCCTAAGACACGCAAACTATGTTTGCGATGTGTCCTCCCTGTAAATACAAGGCCAACAGCTAGCCTACAA ACATATGTTAATATGATAGAATCGGGTAAAAGTAATGATGTGGCATGGGGAAATCAAATAGGCTACATCCTCCTTCCATTTCAATTAGTGGTACACGATGATCCACTTGCATATGTTCGGAAGGCAAAGAAGACCTTGGATAGAAAAAAGAGCTCACTTGAAGTTATCTTCACGTGTAAGATTAGCGAGCTTTTTGTCAAAATGTTTGGCCTGAAG GCAGGTGCTTTTATCATCGGTCGTATGCTCACGAATACAACTACTACGTTCTCGAACATGGTTGGACCAACAGAGCAAGTAGAGTTCTATGGACACCCATTTGTCTCCATTGCACCTACCGTTTATGGTATTCCACAA GCTTTAGTTGTACACTATCAGAGTTACAATAGCACTATTAAGGTAATTCTGTCAGTCGATGAGGAAATAATTCCAAATTATACTCAACTTCTGGATGACTTTGTTGAGTCTTTCGGGCACATTAAGGATGCGGCTTCAAGGCTTTCAACACATGTCAAGAAGGGATAA
- the LOC123122323 gene encoding uncharacterized protein encodes MAAGGLAGTELVSTGGAEAGNNARVTGRGKRKALRKARQKKPSSYRRDDRRDREEFMRALREEEPIELREEDEIPDYRELWDCLYADHFGSFDDQTALGPMRHTFEPIPSYAAPDCTLQIFYIRVTEISKDGLQWPLHVHGLVAARDSVDHNRNFLFNRTRDDCQTLTQEDPWLMLTGPSRALVLIDPIAFEVQLKVKSKTEPGKDELLAFKVFSYHKAYHSDEVESTRITCKRCTLEFAYAPLLPSVEATVTVQVIDGSWDDHVQGVVTCRTASMENGEMVLLASRDGKMPVNSDGVIELSRRVVSVELRGQLLVSVLGRGTGDKKGLVATDTALFTQMNAGTSHGVCDLGFCKVQVTVAWSFLSTLADMLLSA; translated from the exons ATGGCGGCCGGCGGGCTGGCGGGGACGGAGCTGGTCAGCACCGGCGGGGCGGAGGCCGGCAACAACGCAAGGGTGACCGGCAGAGGGAAGAGGAAGGCGCTGCGGAAGGCCCGCCAGAAGAAGCCCTCGTCCTACAGGAGGGACGATCGCCGAGACCGCGAGGAGTTCATGCGGGCTCTCAGGGAGGAGGAGCCCATAGAGCTGAGGGAGGAGGACGAGATCCCCGATTATCGCGAACTCTGGGACTGTCTCTACGCCGACCACTTCGGCTCCTTCGACGACCAAA CGGCTCTTGGTCCCATGCGCCATACATTCGAACCCATCCCAAGCTACGCCGCTCCTGATTGTACCTTGCAGATCTTCTACATCCGAGTCACCGAGATTAGCAAAGATGGTCTCCAGTGGCCTCTGCATGTCCATGGCTTGGTTGCTGCGAGGGACTCTGTAGATCACAACCGCAACTTCCTCTTCAATCGCACTAGGGATGACTGTCAAACCCTCACCCAAGAA GATCCATGGTTGATGTTAACCGGCCCATCTCGTGCGCTCGTGTTAATTGATCCGATTGCGTTTGAAGTTCAGCTAAAAGTAAAGAGCAAAACAGAGCCTGGAAAAGATGAACTGTTGGCTTTCAAAGTCTTCAGCTACCACAAAGCTTATCATTCTGATGAGGTGGAATCTACACGCATCACCTGCAAGCGCTGCACGCTTGAGTTTGCATATGCGCCGTTGCTTCCTTCAGTCGAGGCCACTGTCACTGTCCAAGTTATTGATGGGTCATGGGACGACCATGTTCAAGGAGTTGTTACTTGCCGCACTGCCAGCATGGAAAATGGGGAGATGGTGTTGCTTGCTTCTCGAGATGGAAAAATGCCTGTCAACTCGGATGGTGTGATTGAGCTTTCAAGGCGCGTTGTTTCTGTAGAATTAAGGGGACAGCTGTTGGTTTCCGTGCTGGGCCGTGGGACGGGTGATAAGAAAGGTTTGGTCGCGACAGATACCGCTCTCTTTACACAGATGAATGCCGGCACGAGTCATGGCGTATGTGATCTTGGTTTCTGCAAGGTGCAAGTTACTGTTGCTTGGTCCTTTCTTTCTACCCTGGCAGACATGCTGCTTTCTGCTTAA
- the LOC123122321 gene encoding wax ester synthase/diacylglycerol acyltransferase 11: MDASSVSPSIASAPTSRLLPIRTPRSAPAEWTTTDDFSAATEEEEPVTPTARLMEGIYIVVTIGLGSPVNLPVFSAGVAAELARFPRFRSIQVTDGSKDGNNPRWARTAVNVEDHMIVPTLDPAAVAADPDRAVEDYVASVYTLPMDRSRPLWEFHFLDFPTSEAASTVVARVHHSLGDGMSLITLLLASARSAADPTRLPAMPEPPARTGAIYAPRRREPTSPGALAAFITWIWPYLVLAWNTMVDVSLFAATTVFLRDPWTPFRRADGDVMLNPRRRFVHRSLSLDDVKFIKNAMSCTVNDVLVGATSAALSRYYFRNSGGTDTYRTWLRSVLLVNTRPTASLQAYANMIESGRSNDVAWGNQLGYILLPFHLAMHNDPLAYVRKAKMTVDRKKSSLEAIFTCKTSEVFVKMFGLKAGAFTFRRMFANTTISFSNLVGPIEKIELCGHPVVFIAPSVYGVPQALIVHYQSYNNTIKIVLSVDEEIFPNYSQLLDDFVESFGLIKDAASRLSESIKKE; the protein is encoded by the exons ATGGACGCTAGCAGTGTCAGCCCCTCGATAGCCTCCGCGCCAACTAGCCGATTGCTCCCGATACGCACGCCGAGATCGGCACCGGCCGAATGGACGACGACGGACGATTTCTCGGCGGCTACCGAGGAGGAAGAGCCTGTCACCCCTACTGCAAGACTCATGGAAGGTATATACATCGTCGTTACCATCGGCCTTGGTTCGCCCGTAAACCTACCGGTCTTCAGCGCCGGCGTTGCCGCGGAACTTGCCCGTTTCCCACGCTTCCGCAGCATCCAG GTCACAGATGGGTCAAAGGACGGCAACAACCCGCGGTGGGCGCGCACGGCGGTGAACGTGGAGGACCACATGATCGTCCCGACGCTTGACCCCGCCGCCGTGGCGGCCGACCCGGACCGGGCCGTGGAGGACTACGTGGCCTCGGTGTACACGCTCCCCATGGACCGCTCCCGCCCGCTATGGGAGTTCCACTTCCTCGACTTCCCAACCTCCGAGGCGGCCTCCACCGTGGTGGCCCGCGTGCACCACTCCCTCGGCGACGGGATGTCGCTCATCACACTCCTCCTGGCGTCCGCGCGCAGCGCCGCCGACCCGACACGCCTGCCGGCCATGCCGGAGCCGCCGGCGCGCACAGGCGCCATCTACGCGCCGCGGCGCCGTGAGCCGACATCCCCTGGCGCCCTAGCAGCGTTCATCACGTGGATCTGGCCGTATCTCGTGCTCGCATGGAACACCATGGTGGACGTCAGCTTATTCGCTGCGACGACTGTGTTCCTGAGGGACCCGTGGACACCCTTCAGACGTGCGGACGGCGACGTCATGTTGAACCCCCGTAGGCGCTTTGTGCACCGGAGCCTTAGCTTGGACGACGTCAAGTTCATCAAGAATGCCATGAGTTGC ACTGTCAATGATGTGCTGGTTGGGGCAACTTCCGCTGCTCTGTCACGCTATTACTTTCGCAACTCTG GTGGCACTGACACCTACAGAACATGGTTGCGGTCTGTCCTCCTTGTAAATACAAGGCCAACCGCTAGCCTACAA GCATATGCTAATATGATAGAATCCGGTAGGAGCAACGATGTGGCATGGGGAAATCAACTAGGCTACATCCTCCTTCCATTTCATTTAGCAATGCACAATGATCCACTTGCATATGTTCGCAAGGCTAAGATGACCGTGGACAGGAAAAAGAGCTCACTTGAAGCTATCTTCACATGTAAGACAAGTGAAGTTTTTGTCAAAATGTTTGGTCTGAAG GCAGGCGCTTTTACCTTCCGCCGTATGTTCGCCAATACAACTATTTCATTCTCAAACTTGGTTGGACCAATTGAAAAAATAGAGTTGTGTGGGCATCCAGTTGTCTTCATTGCGCCTAGCGTTTATGGAGTTCCCCAA GCTTTGATTGTGCACTACCAGAGTTATAATAACACTATTAAGATAGTTTTATCAGTTGATGAGGAAATATTTCCAAATTATAGTCAACTTTTGGATGACTTTGTCGAGTCCTTCGGACTCATTAAGGATGCGGCTTCAAGGCTTTCAGAATCCATCAAGAAAGAGTAA